A stretch of DNA from Manihot esculenta cultivar AM560-2 chromosome 7, M.esculenta_v8, whole genome shotgun sequence:
ACGTTAAGATTGATCTTACCCATAAAAGAACACATCGCAGGAAACAAGATCTTGGAGTGGAAACCAAGAATGAAAATCGCAAAAGGCTCAGCTGAAGCGTTGGCATATTTACATGGTGGCTGTGagtaggctttttttttttttaattgtttttgcgTTATATTAATCTATTTATTGCTAAAAGCTTTAATTCTCCCTAATTAGGTAAACCCAAAATCATACATCGTGATGTTACTTCGAGTAATATCCTTCTGGACGACGACCTTGAAGCAAAGGTAGGGTTTGCATTATTGAAATAACCATACATGTGAGGGAACTTTGAGCTAAATGCTAATATCTTTTTTGGATGACAATAGATAATTGTGGAACTCGTTTTTGGATGTCAtttcattttattctttttttatttttataagctcatttcatttcattttattctatttagttatctttgatatatttaaataaaatgccATAATAGATTTGTCtaatctaaataaattatttttccagGTCACGGACTTTGGACTTGCCTTATTTTTCCCAGAAACCGGTAACCTCACTCACATCTCTCGATCAAATAAGGGAACTGATGTGTAagatgctcttttttttttaaaaaaaatatttttcttttagtttaggAGTCTAATGCATGAAAATTCTAGTCTAATtactttaataaaataaaaacaaagagCCCATTTTTAGGCTTGGTTTTTACAGAAGAAAAAGGTTTTTAACCTGAAATTTTGTATAGTTATGCAGATCCAGATCCACAGAATTATCCTTCTCGAAAAGTTTCTGAAAGGTCAGATGTTTATTCCTATGGGGTGGTGCTTTTAGAGTTAATAACTGGAAGAAAAACTAAGTTCGAAGGTGTTGATATTGTTACTTGGGTATGGTACTCATCTTATTGTCGACATCTTTTGAATTTATGTActctttcaaatctttcaaaccaTAGACAACTTTGATGTGGACTATCAAGTATGGGGAAATGATAGTGGAAAGTTAcatcttgataaaaaaaaaaataataagaatatccttgtatttattattttcaggCCAAGCCTCGAATTGAATATGCTTTAAGCAGTGGAGACTATTCAAAGCTTGTAGATTCCAAATTACAAAAGAATTATGTCGAAGAGGAACTCAAAACAATGATTTCTTGTACTGCAGCTTGTTTGTATAAACCTTCAAAATCTCGCCCACTAATGAAACAGGTGAAATTCTACTACAtcattattttttgttattagTTGTCTATCAAAGCATCCAAGTAAAGATGGGTCCTAATTATTCAAGTTAACGTAGTCAGTTTTCTTTATGAGGTGTAAAGAGAATGGAGGCTTCAACTGTGCGTCTACACTTCTACTCATGATGAAAGTTTACCATCTAATGTTAGAATGAGATGAATAACTCTCATTGTATAGTCCACAGACCGTTAAAATccattaaacaaaaaaaaaaaataaaaaaaaatatggagTTATTCCATTAGCTTATAATTAACCTTTTACCATTGCTACGCCATGCAGATAGTTCGAGCCCTTGAAAGCTGTAAGGATATAGAGGATATATGGGATGAGAAGAATGACAACCAATTCCTCACAAGTACTATATAGAAATATTTCTCTAGCTATACTCAGGATTGCCATGAGAAATTGATCATCAAATTtactccttttttttcttttgatcaACTTTCTGGTGATTTTTCTTTAATGTTGTCCCTTCATTAGTTATACCACTACTCACGCATCCTCTTGCTTGACCAGATGACCCTATGCCTAATGGAACTTACAATATTAACAACTTCCAGCATATGTTACCAAAGCCTCTTGTCATTTCAGAAGCTTCTAATGGCATTGAGTTTACTCAACAGGAGGGTCTCTATAATGCTAGTAATGGCACTGAGAGGTTTCAAGCTTATTTTCGAAAAGGTTATCGGCTGAGAAAGTTTAGTTACCAATTGCTAACAGAAGCAACTGGAGGTTTTTCCGAGGACAACCGTCTTGATGAGGGTCCTCTGGGTCAGGTCTATATGGGAACCTTAAATGGTGAAAAGGTGgcaattaagaaatttaataatcCTAGAAAGCATGAAGAAGAATACAAGCATATGAAAGCTATTGGAAGTGATTTCCATCACAGAAATCTTGTTAACCTTATTGGATACTGCGAAGAAAGAGCCAACAGACTGCTTGTTTATGAATTTGTTCCTCACTACCGATCCGTGAGATGTTTTTTAAAAGGTATGCCCTTAACTAACTTTAAAGCTTTCATAACTTGGGAATAATTTTTGTAAGGCTTTGCAGGAACGATTATTCTAGTGGTATATATGATAACCAAAGACCTTGTCTATCCCAAAATATAAAAGCAATAGCCTATTTTGTTAATCCAAAGCAATCTCTAATTAAGGTTTTAGGTTTCTGCTTATCAGAAAAGGTTTTAGGTTTCTAGCTGTAGGTCTCAGCTAGCCTGCTTAAAGTATTATACTCATCTTTGAACGATTTACTTGGACATTTCAGTTTTCTTCCGCATTTGTTGTTCTAACAATAAATATAtgctttatatattttatgttcTTAAACAATGGACACCT
This window harbors:
- the LOC110619365 gene encoding proline-rich receptor-like protein kinase PERK1: MACLRNCFRNADRLTDSETRERFGPKKYTFRELANATGHFSNSNSLGEGGFGQVYKGILDGKEVAIKKLKYLPNEQPSEGLLQEIKIVSSVIHKNLVKLLGYCIEGDDILLVLEYFPQKSLNFHLHGNKILEWKPRMKIAKGSAEALAYLHGGCKPKIIHRDVTSSNILLDDDLEAKVTDFGLALFFPETGNLTHISRSNKGTDVYADPDPQNYPSRKVSERSDVYSYGVVLLELITGRKTKFEGVDIVTWAKPRIEYALSSGDYSKLVDSKLQKNYVEEELKTMISCTAACLYKPSKSRPLMKQIVRALESCKDIEDIWDEKNDNQFLTNDPMPNGTYNINNFQHMLPKPLVISEASNGIEFTQQEGLYNASNGTERFQAYFRKGYRLRKFSYQLLTEATGGFSEDNRLDEGPLGQVYMGTLNGEKVAIKKFNNPRKHEEEYKHMKAIGSDFHHRNLVNLIGYCEERANRLLVYEFVPHYRSVRCFLKGESSTLEWSTRYIICFDALTIKCCLFNEDKFWWGGDWMDDYFLDDDFQPKLAEYGREKFFSDFAATRKSTRCTAPEYTSSRTFTQKTDVYSYGVMLVEMITGKEPDDDIVQWVVPRLKRAQSKGNYDFVDKRLKEYDKIEMDRMIACALACLHDNPQDRPEMNQIIEVLKGNIDPQDLCKRELQLSSGH